aaaataaataaattattcattttgaatttttcaagtgaaaaagagttcaaatacACCATTTATAaggatttttttaaactatttacaaaaaaaagtgtctgatttataaaattgaatataaattgaAAGTGAACGGTATATTATAAGATTctgatataattaaaaacagactgAAAAGTGTAtttgtttaaacatttttctttttatttaactaaaaatcTTCAATGGAATATGATgcactttatttatttaataatcgaATAAAAGTGTTAACAATTTATCAAACAATAATAAATGGAGTGTTTATACCGCGTAACCGTTGGGTCACATTATTTTTATAAGCCAATGAagatttgcgatagggaatcttttaattatcacttatttttttatcattaatatttttcaCATAACTAGCGTatgattggtttgttgcacgaataacATGACATAACGGTTATACCCAATAATTAATCTCTctatttttactatatttttatcTTCTATATTTTCAACCTCTCCCCTTCACAAGTTGTCAAAAAATACCaagttttagttttttatttccAATACTctaattatcataattttagtAGATTATCACTATGATCATCACCAAAACTACATGATGAGAAGACAAACTAGTGCTCCATCTTTCTTTCAAGAACATGTTTTCCTCAAGAAAATGGATCCTCACAAGTTTAAGATTTTCAAGATTTTCATGAAACTAGAAAAAATACCCATCCAAGAATCAAGATTCcgtattctaaaaaaaatggatCGTCACAATTTCAAAAAACTCGAAAACATAGCCATCAAATAATCAAGATTCCCCGTCTTCAAGAAAATGGACCATCACAACTTCAAGATTTTCAAGAAACCCGAAAAAATAGAGTCAAGATTCCTGACAATAGACTCCTAATTGTTCCTGAAAATAGTCACGAATTACCCAAAATCCCCCGTCGTAAGAAGATCGAAAAGCATTGTACGTTTAAAATTGACGAAAATAAGCTcgagattgctaaaaaggaagaGTGTAATACAAGTAATGAAGGGGGTCGTGATAAGAATAAGGTGATGATGACGAAAACGTTTTTACATAGCAAATCGGATATTGTTAAGAGGGTAGTGATTGATGAGAGTAAGAACATTGTTAGGAGGGTAGAAACGTTTTGGTATGATAATTCTTCATCGGACGGCGGTGAAGAGGAAAGTGATAATGAGTATGCAAATATGTCGGATGAAGAATTAAATAGAAGAGTTGAGGACTTTATTCAAAGGTTCAACAAGCAAATTCAGCATCAAAGAGATGTTTATTAGAGAATATATATGATATAGCTAGACGGAGAACTATAATAATTACCAAAATTcgtaggaaaaaaaaaagaatggaaAAGTCTATgctcaagtttttttttttaatttaaatgctTTAGATTTATGTTTGGAGACTTGTCTTTGCCAatagatcttttttttttgttattcctctctttttgattttagttCATGTTCTTTGTGTTAATTTATGTACTTTACTTGATGatgaaatatttgttttattcatttaataaatggtaaattgctaaaatttcaTCAGCTAAAAGACTAAAAATTTAGATATGATTACTCAAATTTTATCACCTTAAATAGGGGtgagtttggttcggtttagtatgtaaatttttaaaatttaaccgaATCACtcctataatttttaaaacaaaattttcttAGGTTGGTTTATGGTTTTTTCGGTTtgatatactgaaattttagaTTCGGTTCGATTGGTCTAGTCGAAAAACAcaaattatatacatatatagaaaaataaaaaaaattgtacgtttggtttttcggttcggtacATCGATGTCTAAACACTACTAAAATGcttgcttttagcgacggatttttccgtcgctaaaagcatgaaatccGTCGGAAAAacgtttcccgacggatttcccgacggattcaatccgtcggcaaaatcctcgtcgctaaatttttggcgacggaccaaaaaaattggcgacggatttttcagtaattgccgacggattttagcgacggatttaaatccgtcgctaattaccaaaaaataaaaaaaattaaatcgtaaaataaattattattatgtaATCGGTCACACACCCGTCACACTCCGTCATCCTCCGTCCCCCACTCGTCGTCCGTCGCCCTCGGTTACCCATCCGTTGCTTCCATCACCCACtcgcaatttttacaaacttcccagtaggtcacccatccttcccacTGCTCCCACTCATTGCTCTTTAACTTTGAAGTTCTCCCACGCGTATCTCCACCTGAACCAGCTCAGTttcttgttatatataaatgtatatttatatttaaatgtaactaaaaaatgataaatacttcctcccacattttaagataattattttttataattaatagttattttaaataattattaatgaataaataaataacaatattttcaatatatatatttatgttatatttaaataatattatatataattaaataaataataattattttttctttaataattatttttctaaaaaaaatttgataaaaaatttatttaatttaatattttttttacgatttttttaatttttttaaattagcgacggatttaaatccgtcgctaaaatccgtcggtaattagcgacggatttaaatccgtcaaatccgtcgctaaaatccgtcgctaaaaacggattttgcgacggatttgaaatccgtcgctaaatacatcaaaaataattggcgggagtgttcccgccaatttaaatggcaatttagcgacggatttcaaatccgtcgctaaatccgtcggtacaaaaaaattagcgacggattttgaatccgtcgctaaaatccgtcggtaaaacacagttttttagtagtgaaaaccaaaccaaaacctaaaaccaaaccaaaatataaaaccaaaccaaaacctaAAACCATAATTTCTGAAAATCTTAAACCAAATCGAACCATTTTAACCACTTGAACCACTTCATGCACTGTCAATTTCGATTCAGTTTTgcggtttggtttagtttctgTTCACccttaactttaaattttttcttttgatacatcaaacttcattaaatcgaatatgaatcagttatatttataaaaaaaatcggaaGAGTTTGAAATTAAACTCGATGACCTGATATGGAACAGATAACATACTGTCTTATTCGCAAATCtagttatgaaaataaaaaaataaattatttacttGTTTCACCAATAAAATGCAGTCTTTGTTCGAACTTCTCTATTAACCGCAAActgatttttgaaataaaaaactATAGTCGTGATATTGAATGCGACCAATATCTGGAAACCATCATAAAGGGACAACAACCCTTTTACGAAGAAATGATAACAAACCTTCCATATACAGTGGATAAAACAAAGTTTTTAagaaaagacaaataaaaaatatatataaataattttatctttattgtTGAAAGATCTCTAATCTATCTACGATTCTTGATTCATGAAAAATTCAATAGAATTTGCATTGTCGATAAATATTAatccataaaaaaatataaaaaattgggctacttattatattttataaaattaaaataacataaataaaaagatgACTACCGTTAAAAGTATAATTAAACCATTGACAACAATCGaagaagaatttaaaaaaactatcGACAGTTAGGAATTTTTTTAGAGATAAAAAAGAGAAGAGAATCAAATTAAGAAGTGTTATCGGAATAAGTATATCAATTGGAtcgcaaaataataattttaagtataaattattattcgttagagcgattattagcgggactaagTGAAagctaaaataattgaaatataagTCCCAAGCTAATAATTTATGTGTGTTAGCAAGGCGGTTTTCTTTTACTCTTCTTTTCATCCTCATTTTCCATATAACGGAAATGATGTTTTTAGATCTTTGGATATTTTTGTAGCCTCGTTTTGGTTGATCTTTTTAGATCGTTTGCCTTCCACTTTTTGTGGTAGACTGTAGTGCTTAATAAAtcatcatttatccaaaaaaaaaagagaagagaagttaaccttatatatttaaattttaaacattgatattaaaattttatttggtaGATTCTATTAAAATTCAAACAGTTATTTGTTATGGATTTACTTTTTAATTCAGTAAGCCTTCATTAGAAAGttgttttttttgtgattttttttatcatgtttgaataaaatttatatggtcttttgtacctttttagttttattttttaataatccgTAAATTGTTAAGATACTAGGACGTGCTATTTATCCAAAAGTAAGAAAGTTAGAATAAGTAGGTCGGAAATGAGAATCAAATTAAGCAGTGTTATCGGAATAAGTATATCAATTGGAtcgcaaaataataattttaagtgaaaattattattcgttagagcgattattagcgggactaagTGAAagctaaaataattgaaatataaatcccgagctaataatttttacGCCAAAAtccgtgaaatatttttaagaaattatggaaaacatttcataatttttggagACCGTTTCAATTTAAGCACGTCGGCTAGTTGAGTAGTtgagttaaagtgcaaattagccactttaaggcctaaaatggacttttagctaCAAACTTCCGAAGGAAGTTGTTATTACTTTATTTTCTTAAGGtgagaaaataatatcgataaattggttatcgataatcattaaaatgaattattggacgaaaaagtaagaaaaagtgcaagttcgctcaaaattgaaatttgagcgtttttggcccaaattgccaaaataagtTATTGGAAagtgaaattataaaatataggactaatattatttattgaaaataaataatatgtaattaatcggacctaaaagatttagtgttcgacggactaaattagacgaaagaaaagttatggaTTAAGAAATGAGGAAGTGACAATTTTAAATACTGAAGTAGACTTTAGCCAACAACTACTTAAAGAAGTGTTGATCTCCTCACATATTTCTTTTCCCATATTCAATTCATGATTTCATTAgctaagaaaaagaaagaaatgagagaaaaatggagaagagagGAAGAAGAACAAAAGTGAGCGTTCATGCCATAATCGAGCTACAGAGGTCGTTTCTCAACCAAATTGGTTGATTCCGGTGGCTATGGATTCGGGATTCAATCCTCTACTCAAGGTAAGCATTGGTTTAAGTTTTTATTGAGTTATTTTGGACGAATTATGAAGGGAAAGTCTTAGGTATTTTCAGACATTTCATATTCATGGGTAATTGATGGTTGATTATTAACTATGAATTAGGTGTTTTAATGATTGAACAGTGAGTAATTAGGCTGAGGTATTAGAGAAAGATCATGGAAACTTGTATGATTAAAAATGGATTGATAAATGGTTATGAATTTTAAGGTATTTAAGTGAATTGTTGTTATGTGTATGTTTGATGAGTTTTGATGTTTAAAAGTTATGAATGGTGTGTCTTGATGGATGATTTGTGAATGAACTAAGGCTGTTGTGTTGAGGATTGCTAAGGccgaatattttgaaattttgagtgATTAATTTGATGAGAAAAGGGTAGGTGATTTGTGGCAAAACTTGATTGAATGAGTAATGATTAAGTGTATCTTGTCCGCAAACAAGTAGGACGTTTTGCATAAAACTGTTCTGCAAAACAGCCATGTTGCGGAGGCTATATCTCAAGATATGTAACTCCGAATTAAGTTCCAATTGTTGGTAcagaaacttaaggatgttatcTAAATATGTCTAAGTTTATGTTTTTGCAAATTTAGATCCTAAGATGTTCATTTTGGACAGAATATTTTGTTGTGCAGTCTGCCATGCATTTTAACCAGCTCCAAGGGAATAACTTCCGAGCTGAGTTCcaacaccttcgggtgctaatcttAGTCCGAGaactgaacaaaagttttaggcgacattctaaactttaagaatgtcaagtTTGTTTAGAGGTCGGCCTGTTTTAAATaagcggtttcgatagccgaatTTGGCTAGAAATCATGTTTTGGATAAATAATCGTAGTTAGATTTTTAATTCAAGCTATTATCGAATTTGCATAGACTCGACGAGACGACTACTAACGGAACCCGAAACATGGCGAACACGATACCGTTTTGTTAGTTCTCAAAGATTATGAATAAcaagtggtgagtttacaaTTTAATTTGGGGTGTTATTATAAAAGCTATTTGTTTTAGATTATTCTATTAAACGCATTGCAAaaagtattattatttataatgaatatttattttttatgaaaactaGTATAGTGAGGACTGTGTGATAACCGGTGTTTGTGTCAGTCTAATGTGTCTAGATGAATATCATGATTATGAACATGTTGATTGTGTTTGGGTATGAAAAGGAGGATTATGATTTtatagatacgaggttaacaCGGTTGGAGTGGTGCTCTCGGGGCCCGTTTCTAGTGAGTTTACGCCGTTGAGCGGGGCTCTGGGCACTTACACCTTTAGATTAAGTAGTGGCAAAGTAATTCGGTGGAGTATTCTCAGATCTTTGCTACGTGGTCGATAATTCGGTTGATTCGAGATCTCGAATCCGTACCACTAAGGATGATACAATTTGATATGATACAGTATGAATAAGAATAGTTaaaagtttaagattaaggttttgATCGGATCCAATACTTGACATAtattacatttatatatatatatatatatatatgtgtgtgtgtgtgtgtgtgtgtgtgtgtgtgtgtttgtttgtttttaaatgcgatattattttatatattagtaAACGTAAAATCACTaagtatttttcaaaatattcaccCCCCCCAAAGTGTTTTCTTTCAGGGGTATAGTATTGGACGTAACGGACTTCTATCTTTATTCCAGAAGTCTGGAGTATGTACAGAATTAATAGTGCTGCAGTTGTCAGGTCCTAGTGTATATGTTTGTGTTGGTTTATCAAACatttttgaatatataaattatactaTGATATATATGCAAGGTTTTTTTTTGAACTGTGCTTTTAAACCGTTTATTTAAGGTGGAACGGGCTGTGCTGGATGTGAGACATCACACTATAAGACCCAGGTTTttatgtaacgttttcaaatttTGAACAAGACGTTGTATACGTCAAGAATGGAAAGGCTTCATGAAAACATTTTTTGTATATGATTATGTTTTAGTTTtgcgactcgagatttcgggtagTGACAATTTTTTAGAtctcttaaaaaaatttaatgtttgtttggaCTTTAAATTCAAGCTTTTGTAGATctaaactattaaaaatttgtagagctaactttttaaaatctcatttaagATAAAAATCGAAAAATATTAGATTTCAATGGATGGAACGGGTCATctgtcaaaaaagaaaaaggagatATCGAAATATCCACTCAAATAAAACTTTGTTTATCGTTGTGTTAATTTTATGAGATTCATGGCTACTTTTTTTTATTCGcgattaattttgttatttgtatTCTAaattgttgtttattatttaatagtgtaaatttaaaaaattcacataTATTGCCTTTTGTTATATGATTTTcattatttgtaattttaattaatctacctttaatattttgattgttagaaaataaaataggaTTATACCCCAAAGCATTAAAGTTGTCCATCTTTTTATAAATGGCCACTCTATACTAAtaacaaatatatttacaaaaatacttacTATATATAGAaggcttatctcattttagattaaaaacTTATATAATTAcactctttttttctctttctctcaaAATTCTTTCGTTCGCTTTTCCATTCGCGCTTAttttcgtctacttccgatgaatTTCTCATCTCTTCCGGACGTTTTTTCGTTTGTCTCTTCTATTCGCGCTTTTTCATTCGTCTTttcgttcgcgctatggatttctggacacaatttttaaaatttttgtagttttttagatttttttgtgattatttggacattttgtaaataaattattatagatttatgattttttttataaaattgttccattaatcatttaattattttgtctctctctttttcataaatttgtttatttatttaatgcTACTAATTTTGTAACGAACGAATTGATTCAcagtgtatttgcagtgtttttataatttatttacgtTATAGTGCATTTTTTGTGTacttatagtgtatttctggtgtttttcaGTGTAGATATGTTTTTttgtgtatttctgccgtttttctAGTATATCTAGGGTGTATTTGCAGTATTTTATggtatacaccataaaaacactataaaaatatcataaatacactatatatacgtTATTTTACACTATAAAAGCACAATAGATACAATATAATACACTatagttacactaaaaacacgataaaaaaatttaaaaaaataccagaaaaaaatatataaaaaaagaaaataactcattaaaaagtgaaaaaagatatttgtgaaatttaaaaagaagatatttttcgtaaaattttttaaaaaataaagataaaaaataataatagaaaattgtaaataaaatagaaaatattgtaGCGTAGGAAATTTTCTCGAATAAAATTaatgctatttttttatttagaaaaaaataaacgaattaaacaaaaaaatgaaaaaaataaagagtttgatataaaaatatagcGCCGCACTTTACATTAGTATAAATTAACAcccgaaaaaataaaaaatgataacaTCCTCATTAACCATATCttaattactaaattttttttctccTCCGTCTTCTCTCTTAAGTCTTGATCATAAATCTCTTCAAACATTTTCTTGATACCAAACCAACTTAATTCTTGGTTATTACGCCTATAATATATGGCTATATTTTGTAAAAGTGCTTTAGAAATTAAGGTGGACGCCGTGGCCTGAGCGGTTGTATACGCCTCAACCCACCAACGGCGGGGTTGGCTCCATGCCAGGTTTGGTGGGCTTATTGGGAAGATGCTTTCTCTATGCTTCTGGGGCCATTTTCCTCTCTTTTATAGCCTACAATAAGTTTGTGTCACTACGTGAACACATACAAGAACTCAATATTTTGTTTCCGTCAAGAAATATGCAGTAAATGAGCTAGTGGTAGGCGTGAGACGGTCATGGCCCCCCtgacttcaattttttttattaatcattaataatgattttaatttataaaaataatcttttCTATCATcactttataatattataagttAATATTCATAGGCCaatttttgtcaaaacaaaagttataaaatatgccatgtgattgaaatgttagaggctattttattaattcataaaaaacTCTTTTTTATTAAGTCATGGCTGATTCTATTTGCCATTTTCTTCTTTTCACTTAGCTATCAAAATTCAAAAGTCataattcttttttaataataaaatcagcaatatcaaaaaaaaagacGATGAAGGCACCGGCAGATTCATACGGGTATAATGCCCACCAAAGACAGTGAAAGCATTGCAGGCTTGGTAAGTCAAAAATATAGCTCCGGATGCATAAATCCCCATGAAAAGTAATGACCGGATAATTCCAACGGACGACTGAACCCGAGCAGGTAATGGCGGTGGGTTGACCCGGCGGTTAAGATTATCCACCGAAAGAATTAAAAGATCCACCGAATCCTTTAAATCATCTATCTGCTCAGATAGCTGTCTCACATTGAATCTAATATTTCGTAATTGTTGAGGCACTGAAAGCGCTTGCTCCGCTTCAGAATTGTAGCTGTTGCTGTTCATTTGAAAGATGTTAGTgttagggttttgttttctgtttttttcTAAAATAGGTCACCTGAAGGGTTTtcataaagaattttttttattaagtcaTGGCTGATTCTATTTGCCGTTTTCTTCTTTCCACTTAGCCATCAAAATTCAAAAGCCATAATTCTTTTCTAATCATCAGTTTTCTATGAAAATTATGTATCTTTGCTTTAACAAATGAGGTGTCACActcatttgaaagaaaaaaaatttcaacTAAAATAGTAATCAGTGGTCATCTACGAAAAAAAAGTAGACATCactttttaaagtttaatttttttctagtttctatttattgtttgttttcctattataaatttaggtattattttacttatttacaaaaatataatatttagatGATATGGAAAAATCGAaaactattgatatgtttttcaaaagaaaaaatattgagCAAGTAAAGCAACCATTAAATTTTTGTATCGCAAAATCAGATCATCCCCAAACAATTCAAAGAGTTAAATCAATTGATAATTAagataaattttttgttctatatGTTGAAATTGCACCCCTTATAATTTCCAAGATAACCGAAGAATGGTAGAAAAAATTGATATTGGAACGTGATCCGGGAGAACGTACACCAACATGAAATCATCTTGCAAATCAACTAGAAGAAATTCGACGTGTTTATATCAACGCTGGTCTTTATCAATGCGTACTTAAGAAATACCCATCATCAGGCTCGGAATAGCACCCTCGCCATTTTTGTAgtgtttggttcaattttttgcAATCATGGTTAGAGTATTTTCTTTCAAGTGATGCTGTTTATTGCTTTCCATGCTATTTCTTTAGTCAACCAAGTgacaaactaaatttaaatacatTTGCTGCTAGTGGCTTTAGCAATTGGAAGAAAGTCAATGATGGAAAACGTTGTGCTTTTCTTCGTCATATGGGAAAACTTCCCAATTCAGTTCATAAAAACGCCATCAAAGCTTTCAATGACTTGACAAATGCTTTTcaatatatatcaaatttgGTGGAAAAGCATACATCCGAGCAAATTGCAATAAATCGATTAAGATTCAAAGTTTCTATTGATGTGATTCAGTGGCTTACTTTTCAAACTAGCGCTTTTAGATGACGTGATGAAACTTTAATCTCTCTCAATCGTAGAAATTTTCTTGAACTCATAAAGTTGATCGCTATATATAATGACGAGGTATGAtcttttgttttgttgttttctttttaattaaatgttattttctctttatttatacatttttttcttcaataaaATGAAAAGGTGGCAAATATTGTTCAAGATAATGCTCCATATACATCACCAGATATACAAAATGAGATTCTTTTTGTGTTTTCCACCAAAATCAAAAGACAAATTCGCCAAGAAATAGGTGATGCGAAATTTTGTATGCTATAACTTTAAGAGATGAAATTTTTTCTGTTCTTGCTCGACATAATTTATCCATTCAGAATATACGTGAGCAAAGATATCATGGAGCAAGTAATATGAAAGTGGAATGGAACAGATTACAAGTTTTAGTTTGTGATGCTTGTCTAGCACATCGCCTACAATTGGCTTTGGTTGTAGCATCACGATAAGTTGCTCATGTTCATCAATTCTTCACCAACTTGGTTCTTACAATCAACATTGTTACTGCATCTAGCAAGCGTAATGATGAGTTCAAGGAGGCTCAATCTACTGAACTTGCTGAAAAAATTGCAAATAATGAGCTTGAAACTGGTAGAGGACCTAATCAAATTGTCACCTTAAAGTGGGCAGGAAATACTCGTTGGGGCTCTCATCTAGATTACATTTCTAGCTTGTTGAAGATGTTCAATGCAACTTGTGTGGTTCTAAGCAAGATGGTTGATGAAGGAGCTTTATATTCTTAAAGGGGAGATGCAGATTTTGCTTTGAAttaattttcatcttttgaatttattttcattttacatCTTATGAAAGAGCTCATGAAAATCACTCGAGTTATTTGTCAATCATTGCAACACAAATCTCAAGATATATTAAACGCGATGCATGTCATATCGAGTACAAAGACactatgtaaaaatttaaggGACTTTGGTTGGAATGCATTTCTTGTCAAAGTGAAAACATTTTGCGAGGATCATAAAATTAGTGTACCGGATATGGAAGCTCAATATACTGCGAGGCGTGGTCGAGCTCATCATCAACAAAATGAAATTGCTGTGGAACATCACTACCggattgatatatttttatctactaTTGATTATCAATTGCAATAATTGAATAGTAGGTTTAATGAACATTATGTTTGCTTATTATTAGTTCTACTTTGGATTCCAGAGATAGTTTTAAATCATTCAAGATTGATGATATTTGTAAACTTGCAGAAAAGTTCTATCCTAGTGACTTTACCGAGCAAGAATTGTTGTGGTTAAGGATCGAACTTCAGCTCTTTGAAATTGACATTTCAAGTCATTCGAAATTGAGAAACTCTCCTAATCTTCAAGAATTATGTCAAGGCTTATGAAAACTAGAAAAGCGATGATATATCCACTTGTCGACAAATTGATTAGGCTTGTTCTTACTCTTCCTGTGTCAATGACAACTACTAAAAGGACATTTTCAATCATGAAAATAGTGAAGACAAAGCTTAGAAATAAAATGGAAGATGGCTTTTTGAATGATTGTTTGAGTTTTTATATTGAAAAGGAAATTGTTATAATGTTTAACACTGATTCAATTATAGATGAGTTTAGCTATCTAAAAGAACGTCAAACACAACTATTAGATATAAAGAAAAATTGATATCTGTCACCTATTGATATAATAAATcgtctttatttcttttttgctTCTTAATGTGATCAAATTGGGTGATTAAGTATATGTGTGTTTGGCTTACCTATTTATATATTGTGCAGAGATCATATGGCGTCAAGCGTTACAAATATTACcaacaattaatttttgttcttcAATTATGAGGTTGGTGTTTTAATATTtccttcaatttatttttatatttctatgatttgtcattattattattagtgttGTGTTCTTTTATGACTTTATGTTGTGATTTCTTATaacttaatattataattttatatatttctttaattttatgttcatacttaatttatgataaaaaaattataaataaacatattagGTATATTGTGATTTGTGATTTGACCCCTAGCATAATAATTCTAGATCCGTCACTAGCAACATATGTTACAAACTAGGAAGGTTTA
This window of the Mercurialis annua linkage group LG5, ddMerAnnu1.2, whole genome shotgun sequence genome carries:
- the LOC130015567 gene encoding uncharacterized protein LOC130015567, which gives rise to MNASAVLCFYNDFQDFHETRKNTHPRIKIPYSKKNGSSQFQKTRKHSHQIIKIPRLQENGPSQLQDFQETRKNRVKIPDNRLLIVPENSHELPKIPRRKKIEKHCTFKIDENKLEIAKKEECNTSNEGGRDKNKVMMTKTFLHSKSDIVKRVVIDESKNIVRRVETFWYDNSSSDGGEEESDNEYANMSDEELNRRVEDFIQRFNKQIQHQRDVY
- the LOC126682045 gene encoding uncharacterized protein LOC126682045 — encoded protein: MHVISSTKTLCKNLRDFGWNAFLVKVKTFCEDHKISVPDMEAQYTARRGRAHHQQNEIAVEHHYRIDIFLSTIDYQFSTLDSRDSFKSFKIDDICKLAEKFYPSDFTEQELLWLRIELQLFEIDISSHSKLRNSPNLQELCQGL